A single genomic interval of Mangifera indica cultivar Alphonso chromosome 5, CATAS_Mindica_2.1, whole genome shotgun sequence harbors:
- the LOC123216801 gene encoding LOW QUALITY PROTEIN: WRKY transcription factor 23 (The sequence of the model RefSeq protein was modified relative to this genomic sequence to represent the inferred CDS: inserted 1 base in 1 codon): protein MESKETKDIVGGSCFPDHLSSCYPLQGMFDFYEEDKNSLGFMELLGIQDFGSSLFDTDAVLVQSTAPSSSPNPTLVTKMESPDLLNQPATPNSSSISSASSDAVNDEQVKVEEQEEDQQKSKKLLKPKKTNQKRQREPRVAFMTKSEVDHLEDGYRWRKYGQKAVKDSPFPRSYYRCTSASCNVKKRVERSFSDPSIVVTTYEGQHTHPSPLLPRPSLAGVPPGTSATFAMAMQGTLSHYQHQQQSFXDDLPMNCGSYGPSTNAAAFLRDRRLCAAGSSLLKDHGLLQDILPSHMLKED, encoded by the exons ATGGAGAGCAAAGAAACTAAGGATATTGTCGGAGGCTCTTGTTTTCCTGATCATCTATCAAGTTGTTACCCGTTACAAGGCATGTTTGACTTCTATGAGGAAGACAAGAACTCATTAGGGTTTATGGAGCTACTGGGAATTCAAGACTTTGGTTCTTCTTTATTTGATACGGATGCGGTACTGGTACAGTCCACGGCACCATCCTCATCTCCAAATCCAACTCTAGTTACTAAGATGGAATCTCCCGATTTGTTGAATCAACCTGCGACACCTAACTCTTCTTCTATTTCCTCGGCATCGAGTGACGCTGTGAATGATGAACAGGTTAAAGTGGAAGAACAGGAAGAAGATCAACAAAAGTCCAAGAAACT GTTGAAACCCAAGAAGACAAATCAGAAACGACAGAGGGAGCCCAGAGTCGCGTTCATGACAAAGAGCGAGGTTGATCATTTGGAAGATGGATACAGATGGAGAAAGTACGGTCAAAAAGCTGTTAAAGACAGCCCCTTTCCTAG GAGTTACTATCGTTGCACCAGCGCATCATGTAATGTGAAGAAAAGAGTAGAGAGATCTTTCAGTGATCCAAGCATTGTGGTGACGACTTATGAGGGGCAACACACTCATCCAAGCCCACTACTACCACGGCCAAGCCTCGCCGGAGTCCCTCCGGGGACCAGTGCTACCTTTGCTATGGCAATGCAGGGAACATTATCTCATTATCAACATCAGCAACAATCCT TCGATGACTTGCCCATGAATTGTGGTAGTTATGGTCCTTCAACAAATGCGGCTGCTTTTCTTCGTGATCGGCGTCTATGCGCCGCTGGTTCTTCCTTGCTCAAAGATCATGGGCTTCTTCAGGACATTCTTCCTTCACATATGCTAAAGGAAGATTGA